A portion of the Armatimonadota bacterium genome contains these proteins:
- a CDS encoding C1 family peptidase, whose product MPAQKSQTPPSLPGVLDSASLARYRKEFEREARNRQSMNAITTTPVNKVALNRAAVCALDNSFSVHLPENKATAQNSSGRCWIFAALNTFRVKAIAEMKLGEEFELSQAHVCFWDKLEKANYFLENILVTLEEPVGSRVLDYLLAAPIQDGGQWHMFTNVIRKHGVVPKSVMPETDSSSNTGLMNHFVTERLRTFAKELREGAGGKSDAKTQAKLRTRKDAMMAEIYRMLCMHLGVPPETFHWQWRDKDRNFHRSGTITPQGFYKKFVNIDLEATVCLIHDPRPMHRFDEVYTVQYLGNVTGGSPVLYLNVDLETMKAAAIQQLKDGEPVWFGCDVGKFLDRDSGAMCPGLFDYSQTYGWDGSAGLDKAGRLMYGHSAMNHAMVFTGVDLNDTGKPNRWRIENSWSDKGGDKGFYQMSDRWFDDYNFEVVVQTKYVPKKSLRALQRTPVVLPPWDPMGSLAL is encoded by the coding sequence ATGCCAGCCCAAAAGAGCCAGACTCCGCCTTCCCTTCCGGGCGTGCTCGATAGCGCCTCACTTGCCCGCTATCGCAAGGAATTCGAGCGCGAAGCCCGCAACCGGCAATCCATGAACGCAATCACCACGACGCCGGTGAACAAGGTCGCGCTCAACCGGGCCGCGGTCTGTGCCCTCGACAACAGCTTCAGCGTTCACCTCCCCGAGAACAAGGCCACGGCTCAGAACTCCAGCGGCAGGTGCTGGATATTTGCGGCGCTGAACACGTTCAGGGTCAAAGCCATCGCCGAGATGAAGCTGGGGGAGGAGTTTGAGCTGAGCCAGGCGCACGTCTGCTTCTGGGACAAGTTGGAGAAGGCAAACTACTTTCTGGAGAACATCCTCGTGACCTTGGAGGAACCGGTTGGCAGCCGGGTCCTCGATTATCTCCTCGCGGCGCCGATCCAGGACGGCGGCCAGTGGCACATGTTCACGAACGTGATCCGGAAGCACGGCGTCGTGCCCAAGTCGGTGATGCCCGAGACCGACTCCAGCTCAAACACGGGCCTAATGAACCACTTCGTTACTGAGCGGCTGAGGACTTTCGCCAAGGAGCTTCGAGAGGGTGCCGGCGGGAAGAGCGACGCCAAAACTCAGGCGAAGCTTCGGACGCGAAAGGATGCCATGATGGCCGAGATCTACCGGATGCTGTGCATGCACCTCGGCGTCCCACCGGAGACGTTTCACTGGCAGTGGCGCGACAAGGACCGCAACTTCCATCGCTCCGGGACGATCACGCCTCAAGGCTTCTACAAGAAATTTGTGAACATCGACCTCGAGGCGACGGTTTGCCTCATCCATGATCCGAGGCCCATGCACCGGTTCGACGAGGTCTACACGGTTCAATACCTTGGCAATGTAACCGGCGGATCGCCTGTGCTTTACCTTAACGTCGACCTTGAAACGATGAAGGCCGCTGCCATTCAACAGCTCAAGGATGGCGAGCCGGTGTGGTTCGGCTGCGACGTGGGAAAGTTCCTGGATCGAGATTCTGGCGCGATGTGCCCTGGACTCTTTGATTACTCCCAGACCTATGGCTGGGACGGGTCGGCCGGCTTGGACAAAGCGGGCCGGCTGATGTACGGACACTCCGCCATGAACCACGCGATGGTTTTTACCGGCGTGGACCTGAACGACACCGGGAAGCCCAACCGCTGGCGAATCGAGAACTCCTGGTCGGACAAAGGCGGCGACAAAGGGTTCTACCAGATGAGCGATCGCTGGTTCGACGATTACAACTTCGAGGTCGTAGTTCAGACCAAGTACGTGCCGAAGAAGTCGTTAAGGGCCCTTCAGAGGACGCCGGTGGTGCTACCTCCCTGGGACCCGATGGGGAGCCTGGCGCTGTAA
- the dapA gene encoding 4-hydroxy-tetrahydrodipicolinate synthase, whose translation MGAFFGQRDWGRLMTAMLTPFKPDGSVNFEEAKRVAKHLVETQRNDGIVVSGTTGESPTLDEGEKLQLLEVVLEAVGDRAAIIFGAGTYDTAESVVMTREAEKRGAHGIMLVNPYYSRPGQAGLYAHFSTIAQETSLPVMLYNIMPRSAINLETPTLLKLAQIRNIVAVKEASGNLAQIGDVCREAPEGFRVYSGDDGLTVPILSVGGYGLVSVAAHVVGAEIRDMITTFLGGDPQKAARLHHRLTPVFRALFSAPSPVPVKYALSRSGFDCELVRLPLVELEPQEKSVVDRALASLGSAAVSV comes from the coding sequence ATGGGAGCATTCTTCGGACAGAGAGATTGGGGCAGGCTGATGACAGCCATGCTCACGCCGTTCAAACCAGACGGCTCGGTCAACTTCGAAGAGGCCAAACGCGTCGCCAAGCACCTTGTGGAGACCCAGAGGAACGATGGGATCGTCGTAAGCGGCACGACGGGCGAGTCCCCCACCCTCGATGAAGGTGAGAAGCTGCAGCTCCTCGAGGTCGTTTTGGAAGCGGTCGGCGATCGAGCCGCAATCATCTTTGGGGCGGGAACCTATGACACGGCCGAATCGGTGGTGATGACGCGCGAGGCCGAGAAACGCGGCGCTCACGGGATCATGCTCGTCAATCCCTACTATTCGCGTCCTGGGCAGGCGGGGCTCTACGCCCATTTTTCGACCATTGCCCAGGAGACCAGCCTACCGGTGATGCTCTACAACATCATGCCCCGGTCGGCGATCAACCTGGAGACGCCGACGCTGCTCAAGCTGGCCCAAATCAGGAACATCGTTGCGGTCAAAGAGGCCAGCGGCAACCTCGCCCAGATCGGAGACGTCTGCCGTGAAGCGCCGGAGGGCTTTCGCGTCTACTCGGGCGACGACGGCTTGACCGTGCCGATCCTCAGCGTGGGGGGCTATGGCCTGGTGAGCGTCGCGGCCCACGTGGTCGGCGCAGAGATCCGCGACATGATCACGACATTCCTCGGCGGAGACCCTCAGAAGGCGGCGCGCCTGCACCACCGCCTGACGCCGGTCTTCCGTGCGCTCTTCAGCGCGCCGAGCCCTGTGCCGGTCAAGTACGCGTTGAGCCGATCGGGATTCGATTGCGAGTTGGTCCGATTGCCTCTGGTCGAGTTGGAGCCCCAGGAGAAATCCGTTGTCGACCGGGCCTTGGCGTCGCTCGGTTCTGCCGCCGTTTCGGTGTAG
- a CDS encoding PEP-CTERM sorting domain-containing protein produces MNKQITALRCAAGLLVCGLATGAFAQGFPSWWGIDDGSTTSACWDFENPADPYFDSVGLNPYGLPQPTGFGDVFWDGHDIIIDGTGSDGTAEQSEFGFRIANRFDPDRRKLFWMQFTFRYDGNIYAWMSYANTQLEAWGTVAFEDLNGDGTRWRWTMEGSFFPQPEWEAFGMGAGFTDATGQYHPGIIFLEEMCFGTHCVLVPEPSGIAVLALGGMGLALRRRKR; encoded by the coding sequence ATGAATAAGCAGATCACCGCACTTCGGTGCGCAGCAGGGTTGCTGGTTTGTGGACTGGCGACGGGCGCTTTCGCCCAGGGATTTCCCAGTTGGTGGGGAATCGATGACGGCTCAACGACCAGCGCTTGCTGGGATTTTGAGAACCCAGCCGACCCGTACTTTGATTCTGTGGGGCTCAATCCCTACGGCTTGCCCCAGCCAACAGGGTTTGGCGACGTCTTCTGGGACGGCCACGACATCATCATCGACGGTACCGGCTCGGACGGAACGGCCGAGCAGAGCGAGTTCGGGTTCCGGATTGCCAATCGATTCGACCCAGACCGCCGAAAGCTGTTTTGGATGCAGTTCACCTTCAGGTACGACGGAAACATCTACGCATGGATGTCGTATGCAAACACCCAGCTGGAGGCTTGGGGCACCGTTGCCTTCGAGGACCTGAACGGCGACGGCACGCGCTGGCGCTGGACCATGGAAGGCAGCTTCTTCCCACAGCCGGAATGGGAGGCATTCGGCATGGGCGCCGGATTCACAGATGCCACAGGCCAGTATCATCCTGGCATCATCTTCCTTGAGGAGATGTGCTTTGGCACCCACTGCGTACTGGTGCCTGAGCCGAGCGGCATTGCGGTGCTGGCTCTTGGAGGCATGGGCCTCGCCTTGCGCCGCCGCAAGAGGTAG
- a CDS encoding (d)CMP kinase — protein sequence MKPIVIAIDGPAGAGKSTVAMLLAKRLHLRYLDTGAMYRCVALAASRQGFGKDDGGPASEIARSISIDFAEPPADGGGIGAQRVLLNGEDVSEAIRTPEIGELASALSAHSAVRRELVRLQKEIVSHGGVTLEGRDTTTVVAPNAEVKVYLTADLRTRAKRRLAEFQAKQPGITLLEVEEMIATRDHRDSTREDSPLQVAEGAIVLDTSGMTIEEVVEAVMGLH from the coding sequence ATGAAGCCTATCGTCATCGCCATCGATGGCCCAGCGGGAGCGGGAAAGTCGACGGTTGCGATGCTCCTGGCAAAGCGGCTTCATCTGCGCTATCTGGACACCGGGGCGATGTACCGGTGCGTTGCTTTGGCGGCTTCGCGCCAGGGCTTTGGCAAGGACGATGGGGGGCCGGCTTCTGAAATCGCCAGGTCCATAAGCATCGACTTTGCAGAGCCCCCAGCAGATGGCGGAGGCATTGGGGCGCAACGCGTCCTACTGAACGGCGAGGACGTGTCGGAGGCGATCCGCACGCCCGAGATCGGTGAGCTGGCTTCTGCGCTCAGCGCGCATTCGGCTGTGCGCAGGGAGCTGGTCCGCCTTCAGAAAGAGATCGTGTCCCACGGAGGCGTCACGCTTGAGGGTCGGGACACGACCACGGTGGTCGCGCCGAACGCCGAGGTCAAGGTGTACCTCACTGCCGATCTTCGGACTCGCGCCAAGCGCCGCCTCGCCGAGTTTCAGGCAAAGCAACCGGGCATCACGCTTCTGGAGGTCGAGGAGATGATCGCGACCCGGGACCATCGCGATTCGACCCGCGAGGACAGCCCGCTTCAGGTTGCCGAGGGCGCGATTGTCCTCGACACCAGTGGCATGACGATCGAGGAAGTGGTCGAGGCTGTTATGGGCCTTCATTAG
- the aroA gene encoding 3-phosphoshikimate 1-carboxyvinyltransferase — MRLVVQRSGPLRGEIRPPSDKSLTHRAYMFASIADGPSEISNPLTGEDCESTVRCMEALGARIESVGRARKVFPLPALMQPEGELDCGNSGTTMRLLSGIVASYPIDVTLVGDASLSRRPMKRIAEPLRLMGAKVYGDVPPLRVAGSGELKAIDYQSPVASAQIKSCVLLAGLRAQGQTWVTEPTLSRDHTERMLRACGVEVSSEILAQGGHRVGVKGWSRPSGFQLSVPGDISSAAFWLVAAAMVAGSSVRLAGIGVNPTRTGVLDVFGQAGLPIGQALLAEALGEPVADLEVLHGEGKGFRIEGELVPRLIDEIPVLAVLATQLHGESVIRDARELKVKESDRIAKVVEGLRSMGAKIEALDDGMAIEGPAPLSGTRIQADGDHRIAMAFAIAGLIAEGETAIEGAESIATSYPNFLDDLARLQS; from the coding sequence TTGAGGCTCGTCGTCCAGCGTTCGGGACCGCTTCGGGGCGAGATCCGCCCCCCATCCGACAAGTCCCTCACCCATCGCGCGTATATGTTCGCTTCGATTGCGGATGGGCCTTCGGAGATCTCGAACCCGTTGACGGGAGAGGACTGTGAGTCCACGGTCCGATGCATGGAGGCGCTTGGGGCAAGGATCGAGTCTGTTGGCCGCGCCAGAAAGGTCTTTCCTCTGCCAGCGCTGATGCAACCCGAGGGCGAACTCGATTGCGGCAACAGCGGCACCACGATGCGGCTTCTCAGCGGGATCGTAGCTTCGTACCCGATCGACGTCACTCTGGTCGGGGACGCCTCGCTCAGCCGGCGCCCAATGAAGCGAATTGCCGAACCATTGAGGCTGATGGGCGCCAAGGTGTATGGCGACGTGCCCCCTTTGCGGGTTGCGGGTTCCGGCGAGCTGAAAGCCATCGACTATCAGAGCCCCGTCGCCAGCGCACAGATCAAGAGCTGCGTGCTCTTGGCGGGGCTTAGGGCGCAAGGCCAAACTTGGGTTACCGAGCCCACGTTGAGCCGCGACCACACCGAGCGGATGCTGAGGGCGTGTGGAGTTGAGGTTTCCTCCGAGATCTTGGCTCAGGGCGGGCACCGAGTCGGAGTCAAAGGCTGGTCTCGACCCTCAGGGTTTCAACTCTCTGTGCCGGGGGACATTTCGAGCGCTGCCTTCTGGTTGGTGGCGGCGGCGATGGTCGCCGGATCGTCAGTGCGGCTGGCAGGTATTGGCGTCAATCCGACCCGAACGGGGGTTCTCGACGTCTTTGGGCAAGCCGGGCTTCCCATCGGACAGGCGCTCCTCGCGGAGGCCCTCGGCGAGCCAGTGGCAGACCTCGAGGTACTCCATGGCGAAGGCAAGGGGTTTCGGATCGAGGGGGAGTTGGTTCCGCGCCTTATCGACGAGATCCCCGTACTCGCAGTGCTTGCCACACAGCTTCACGGGGAGAGCGTCATTCGGGACGCGAGGGAGCTTAAGGTTAAAGAGAGCGACCGCATCGCGAAGGTGGTGGAGGGTCTGAGGTCGATGGGCGCCAAGATCGAAGCTCTGGATGACGGCATGGCCATCGAGGGTCCGGCCCCGCTTAGCGGAACGAGAATCCAAGCCGACGGTGACCACCGCATCGCGATGGCCTTTGCCATCGCAGGTCTGATTGCTGAAGGTGAGACCGCCATCGAAGGCGCCGAAAGTATCGCAACCAGCTACCCAAACTTCCTCGACGACCTCGCGAGGCTGCAATCATGA
- a CDS encoding prephenate dehydrogenase/arogenate dehydrogenase family protein, with protein sequence MRVGIVGLGLIGTSIGLGLRKWASVYEIYGHDGLPEHESIAAQTGAVDVCIPLEKIAQCDLVFVAVPPDAVIATLSFIEKFRGEATIVSDCAGVKSEIARWARPRGRRHWLVPGHPMGGTEHSGPAHGDPDMFAGKAWILTPPRNGGQTAYYTVEAAVKALGAIPIRVEAGDHDAQIALVSHLPHILAAALLIQADRPAVRVPSGGSWRDATRVGGSNPELWTQLTASNRKEVIRALNGLIKELTGVRSALYRRNLPWMRTFFARAAEAKRKGAGN encoded by the coding sequence ATGCGCGTTGGGATCGTCGGCCTCGGCCTGATTGGCACCTCCATAGGCTTGGGTCTGCGGAAATGGGCCTCCGTCTATGAGATCTACGGCCATGACGGGCTGCCTGAACATGAGTCCATCGCTGCCCAGACTGGTGCTGTCGACGTCTGTATTCCGCTTGAAAAGATCGCCCAGTGCGACCTCGTGTTCGTCGCCGTGCCGCCGGACGCGGTCATCGCCACGCTGAGCTTCATCGAGAAGTTTCGCGGCGAGGCCACGATTGTCAGCGACTGCGCCGGAGTGAAGTCCGAGATCGCGCGTTGGGCAAGGCCCCGTGGCCGCCGGCACTGGCTCGTACCGGGGCACCCGATGGGAGGCACCGAGCACTCGGGCCCTGCGCACGGGGACCCCGACATGTTCGCCGGGAAAGCCTGGATCCTCACGCCGCCCAGGAACGGCGGGCAAACCGCTTACTACACGGTCGAGGCTGCCGTGAAGGCGCTCGGTGCGATCCCGATCCGGGTCGAAGCCGGCGACCACGACGCCCAAATTGCCTTGGTCAGCCATCTTCCCCACATCCTCGCCGCAGCGCTGCTGATTCAGGCCGACCGCCCCGCGGTTCGGGTGCCCTCAGGGGGTTCATGGCGGGACGCGACGCGTGTTGGCGGTAGCAACCCGGAGCTTTGGACCCAGCTCACGGCAAGCAATCGCAAGGAGGTAATTCGCGCGCTGAACGGCCTGATCAAGGAGCTGACGGGAGTGCGCTCGGCCCTCTACAGGCGAAACCTTCCGTGGATGCGCACGTTCTTTGCCCGGGCAGCGGAAGCGAAGCGAAAGGGGGCGGGCAATTGA
- a CDS encoding S9 family peptidase: MKLAIFRTLTPLLLASLLGAALAPAWSDSYILSQGQETKPPQGAPATQGPKRALKVEDYAQWESLGAAAISPDGHWFAYTVNKVDMDGYLVVKNCDAPQQALTPLGTGPRFSDDSKWVAYSIQVAKKDAEALREQKKPVENKLALRELATGAERILEGVQSWEFTKGGGYLVALRYRPATRQTGGSDLSIFDLKAGSALTIGNVVSFNIHKDGGLMAVGIDSGGDQKGVQVYDFALGRLRDVRFQKGNLGLISWAEKAPILTFLAGTTDPKKEGAANVIYRATGFDKPAITVASFDPAADSRFPKGFRIAEFAALQQNEKGDIVAFGIKEWEDKKEDKAKPEEKPNVDVWHYKDYDLQPYQQRVLEQTKRETYLCLWRPETNTFTQIGSPEVKSVRLIGNFQTALWENTEPYEDPTRPGGIEYSDWYVVDTLTGHRTRFLEKRQFGPTPSPEGKFLAYYAQKAWWVYDVAADKARNLTQGIKRDFWDTDDDHTIKEKPAASFPVWLNDDAGLIVGDKYDKWLFDPAAGKATQLTDGKDDHVEFQVVNPGFSDEGLRITDPLYLRAFDEKTKKSGYLRFDPGAKEGKMLVLDDSSLGQLRRAKDVDRMIFTMQSFEKSPSWQLTNEQFSAIKPLARTNPQQAEFLWGKAELVDFKSKWGKELQGILYFPAGHEAGKSYPMITYIYEQLSDGFHNYAMPSPWGSYNMQHWIQQGYFVFMPDIAYRDRQPGVSAVQCLEPAVQAVLSKKVGVDPAKVGLVGHSWGGYQTAFVPTQSNVFAAAVAGAPLTELITMYNSFYWNAGITDQVIFESSQGRMEVPWYEDIKAYTDNSPMWNAKNLNTPMMIAFGDSDGAVDWHQGQQFYNTLRRMGKQIIMLVYPGENHGLAKRPNQLDYAHRVRHFFDVYLKGAKPEKWVTSGVPAVQKGKEGG; encoded by the coding sequence ATGAAGCTAGCCATCTTTCGAACTCTCACTCCCTTGCTCCTCGCTTCCCTGCTGGGGGCGGCGCTCGCTCCCGCTTGGAGTGACTCCTACATTCTCAGCCAGGGCCAAGAGACCAAGCCACCCCAAGGCGCCCCGGCGACCCAGGGTCCAAAGCGCGCGCTCAAGGTTGAGGACTACGCGCAATGGGAGTCTCTTGGGGCGGCGGCAATCTCGCCTGACGGGCACTGGTTTGCCTACACCGTGAACAAGGTGGACATGGATGGGTATTTGGTGGTCAAGAACTGCGATGCGCCGCAGCAGGCACTGACGCCGCTGGGAACTGGCCCCCGCTTCAGCGACGACTCGAAATGGGTGGCGTATTCCATCCAGGTCGCCAAGAAGGATGCGGAGGCCCTGCGCGAACAAAAGAAGCCGGTCGAAAACAAGCTTGCGCTCCGGGAACTTGCGACGGGAGCGGAGAGGATCCTCGAAGGCGTTCAGTCTTGGGAGTTCACGAAAGGTGGCGGCTACCTGGTGGCCCTGCGTTACCGTCCCGCCACTCGGCAAACGGGTGGCAGCGACCTATCCATTTTCGATCTGAAGGCGGGGTCGGCTCTGACGATCGGCAATGTAGTGTCGTTCAACATCCACAAGGATGGGGGCCTGATGGCGGTTGGCATCGACAGCGGCGGGGACCAGAAGGGGGTGCAGGTTTATGACTTCGCCTTGGGAAGGCTCCGAGACGTTCGGTTCCAGAAAGGCAACCTCGGGCTGATCTCCTGGGCTGAAAAGGCGCCCATTCTGACGTTCCTTGCCGGCACCACCGACCCCAAGAAGGAGGGCGCCGCCAACGTGATCTATCGGGCCACAGGGTTCGACAAGCCTGCGATCACCGTGGCGTCGTTCGACCCCGCTGCCGATTCCAGATTCCCCAAAGGATTCCGCATCGCCGAGTTCGCCGCCCTTCAGCAAAACGAGAAGGGGGACATCGTGGCGTTCGGCATCAAGGAATGGGAGGACAAGAAAGAGGACAAGGCCAAGCCGGAGGAAAAGCCCAATGTGGACGTCTGGCACTACAAGGACTACGACCTTCAGCCCTACCAGCAGAGAGTGCTGGAGCAGACCAAGCGAGAGACCTACCTCTGCCTTTGGCGGCCCGAGACGAACACGTTCACCCAGATCGGATCGCCGGAGGTCAAGTCGGTGCGTCTGATCGGGAACTTCCAGACAGCGCTCTGGGAAAACACGGAACCGTATGAGGACCCCACGCGCCCGGGAGGAATCGAGTATTCCGATTGGTATGTTGTCGACACGCTCACGGGCCACCGCACCCGTTTCCTGGAGAAGCGCCAGTTCGGGCCAACTCCTTCTCCCGAGGGCAAGTTCCTCGCCTATTACGCGCAGAAAGCCTGGTGGGTTTACGACGTCGCCGCAGACAAGGCGCGGAATCTAACCCAGGGCATCAAGCGCGACTTCTGGGACACGGACGACGATCACACCATCAAGGAAAAGCCCGCGGCTTCGTTTCCGGTTTGGCTCAACGACGATGCAGGGCTCATTGTCGGCGACAAGTACGACAAATGGCTGTTCGACCCTGCTGCAGGAAAGGCCACCCAACTCACGGACGGCAAGGACGACCACGTAGAGTTTCAGGTTGTGAACCCGGGTTTCAGTGATGAGGGTTTGCGCATCACGGACCCCCTCTATTTACGGGCGTTTGACGAGAAGACCAAGAAGTCGGGCTATCTGCGGTTCGATCCTGGAGCAAAGGAAGGCAAGATGCTGGTGCTCGACGACAGCAGCCTCGGGCAATTGCGGCGCGCGAAGGACGTCGACCGCATGATCTTCACGATGCAGTCGTTCGAAAAGTCGCCCTCATGGCAGCTCACGAACGAGCAATTCTCGGCGATCAAACCGTTGGCACGGACCAACCCGCAACAGGCTGAGTTTCTTTGGGGCAAGGCAGAGCTGGTGGACTTCAAGAGCAAATGGGGCAAGGAGCTTCAGGGGATTCTCTACTTTCCCGCGGGCCACGAGGCGGGAAAGAGCTACCCGATGATCACCTACATCTACGAGCAGCTCTCCGATGGATTCCACAACTATGCGATGCCCAGCCCTTGGGGCAGCTACAACATGCAGCACTGGATTCAACAAGGGTACTTCGTCTTCATGCCGGACATCGCCTATCGCGACCGTCAGCCTGGCGTGTCTGCGGTGCAGTGTCTGGAGCCTGCGGTCCAGGCGGTGCTGAGCAAGAAGGTTGGCGTCGATCCGGCGAAGGTTGGTTTGGTGGGCCACTCTTGGGGCGGCTATCAAACCGCCTTTGTGCCCACTCAGAGCAACGTGTTCGCCGCTGCGGTGGCTGGCGCGCCTCTGACCGAGCTGATCACGATGTACAACAGCTTCTACTGGAACGCGGGCATCACCGACCAGGTGATCTTTGAGTCCAGCCAGGGCCGCATGGAGGTGCCCTGGTATGAGGACATCAAGGCCTATACAGACAACTCGCCGATGTGGAACGCAAAGAACCTGAACACCCCGATGATGATCGCCTTTGGCGACAGCGACGGAGCGGTGGACTGGCATCAGGGCCAGCAGTTCTACAACACCCTACGGCGCATGGGCAAGCAGATCATCATGCTGGTCTACCCCGGTGAGAACCACGGTCTGGCCAAGCGGCCAAACCAGCTTGACTACGCGCACCGGGTTCGACACTTCTTCGACGTGTACCTAAAGGGCGCCAAGCCCGAGAAATGGGTAACGAGCGGTGTTCCTGCCGTCCAGAAGGGGAAGGAAGGGGGATAG
- a CDS encoding response regulator: MALKVLVCDDERHIVRLIQVNLERQGFEVITAFDGKEGLEKVKSEKPNMVVLDVMMPYMDGFEVLKNLRRDPETETLPVIMLTAKAQDKDVFEGYHYGADMYLTKPFNPMELVTFVKRIAQGNDDDKSGPKRYDL; the protein is encoded by the coding sequence ATGGCGCTAAAGGTTCTGGTTTGCGACGACGAGAGGCACATTGTACGGTTGATCCAGGTCAACCTCGAACGGCAGGGCTTTGAGGTGATCACGGCCTTCGACGGCAAAGAGGGCCTGGAGAAGGTCAAATCCGAGAAGCCCAACATGGTCGTGCTCGACGTGATGATGCCGTACATGGACGGCTTCGAGGTTCTGAAGAACCTGCGGCGCGACCCCGAGACCGAGACGCTCCCCGTCATTATGCTTACGGCGAAGGCTCAGGACAAGGACGTCTTCGAGGGCTATCACTACGGCGCCGACATGTATCTGACCAAGCCGTTCAACCCGATGGAGCTGGTCACGTTCGTCAAGCGCATCGCTCAGGGCAACGACGACGACAAGAGCGGCCCCAAGCGTTACGACCTGTAG
- a CDS encoding fumarylacetoacetate hydrolase family protein, translated as MKLCRFQLHTDPETPRSGIVHGGKVYETDGSQPIAVHEWTDAVLLAPIGRPPTIRLFTGARPSLIEWLQSDEAGAEAGPDYIYLNPSLMVGTQSAIPESPLSPLIGVKVCLGVVIGEAAHRITPDEAERLVLGYTIAAVLYAADVERNEMASSQGLVRSHEIGVAVGPALTTLDELEEALLPEEGASRYKIDFSASIDGAEAAQFASDEVPFAMADLASYASRTAPLMAGDLILLAMGSTAPHAYLAVGSELRIVTKNLGTLSLKYG; from the coding sequence TTGAAGCTCTGCAGATTCCAACTCCATACGGACCCGGAGACCCCTCGATCCGGCATCGTCCATGGCGGAAAGGTCTACGAAACCGACGGCAGCCAGCCGATTGCGGTTCATGAGTGGACCGACGCCGTCCTGTTGGCGCCGATCGGCAGGCCCCCGACGATCCGGCTCTTTACCGGTGCCAGACCCTCGCTGATCGAGTGGCTGCAGTCGGATGAAGCCGGCGCTGAAGCGGGGCCGGACTATATCTACTTGAACCCCTCGCTGATGGTGGGCACACAGAGCGCCATTCCCGAGTCGCCACTCTCGCCGCTAATCGGGGTGAAGGTCTGTTTGGGGGTGGTGATCGGCGAAGCGGCGCACCGGATCACGCCGGATGAGGCGGAGAGGCTGGTGCTTGGCTACACGATCGCCGCCGTGCTCTATGCCGCCGACGTCGAGCGAAACGAGATGGCGTCCAGCCAGGGGCTGGTGCGATCGCATGAGATCGGAGTGGCCGTGGGGCCCGCACTGACCACCCTCGATGAGCTAGAAGAGGCGCTTCTTCCAGAAGAGGGCGCTTCGCGCTACAAGATCGACTTTTCCGCGAGCATCGACGGGGCCGAGGCAGCCCAGTTCGCCAGCGACGAAGTGCCGTTTGCCATGGCGGACCTGGCCAGTTACGCCTCTCGGACGGCGCCCCTCATGGCCGGCGACCTCATCCTGCTGGCGATGGGCTCGACCGCTCCGCACGCGTACTTGGCGGTGGGGTCTGAACTTCGGATCGTCACGAAGAACCTGGGCACCCTTAGCTTGAAGTATGGGTAG